The genomic DNA CCTGTTCCCGAACCATCTGATTGCGGCTTATAGCAACTTTCGACTGTGGGAGAGCACGGGTTCGGTTATCGGCTATGTGATCAGTTCACAGCTTTGCACCTCCACCAAACTGGTGATTCTGATGTGCGTCATGCTGGTGGGTTGTGTGGGGTgagttttcaattttgaatAGCAGGTTGAAAAGTTAATAAACGTTTATCCTTCCAGCTACGGTCTGATTGAATACCGCGtctggcaaaagcaaaagaatcTGGAGATCATGCTGAGCGATTGATTGATTCTCAGATAgataaattgattgattgttgtAGTACTGCCGTTTTTCTTGCCAAGAAAATGTTGCCGCTTGTGATATTGCCAATAGTAAATAGATTTTATGATACATCAGCTTTAGGTTGTAGATAGGAATTCCAAGAATCGAAAGCGACAGCCAGCTGTTCCACAAATTTGCCTTATCAACTTTTTTGGGGTTGACCTTTTGAGGTCCACGTTCCCGCCCTGGGAGGTTGTTGAATGTCTGGCCATATGGCCATACATTTCAGCGTTTAAAATaacatacaaattaaattaaaaaacatttgtaatcgtaataatttgcatttatcagCGTATTATCAGTGAATTGTGCTATGCCAGCTTCGACTATAAATACCCAGCTACATTGTGTGCCCAGCCAACAGATCTTAGTTTGTCTTCAACAAGATGCAAGCTCTAAGgattcttctgctgctggcagtacTCTTGACGATTGCTCGTCGCGGGCAGGCAGAGTGCGACTCCTCGCATCCGGGCCGCTGGCAGTCGCCTACGGTTGTCAGGGTGGAGAGGGGACGCGATTGCGAATATCAGTGCATACATCATTGTCTCTACTCGAATGGTAACAACTGCCAGTGCGGACGCTTTGAGACGACATCCAGGGGAGCCTGTATGTGCTCGTGCATTTGTTAAGCGAATAAATGTTGCCTAGAACGctttttggctccagactgtgGGAGAGTTTCAGTCTTTTCAGTTGAATTTTTGGTTAAAAATCCAAATCCGACCCAAATCCcttaaataaaatcaacattttttaataatctgtttttattacaatcatttaaatatttgttcagttgtggctgttgttgttgtggtttgtTTTCTTGCTGTGTACCATTTTaatgtctttttttttgcttttctgttgtttcttttctcttgttcattattatttgttgtttcttttcatACATAGTTTTAGATCGCTACACGAATTGTCTTAGTCTAAACTGTTTTTGCTGGGCTTCCTTGCTAGTGTGTACtgccattaaattttcatagttttatgttttttgtttttatcttttgGGAGTTGACTAAACGCTAGGTAGAGGGCTCTATAAATTTGCTTATGAATGGGTGATCGAAATAAAATGAACCTTCGTATACGAGTTACATGTAAGAGAGAACGCATTAAATgcaagtatttatttttactcatCCAAAGACGagtttccttttccatttccatttcgttttccttttttcttccTTATGTATGTAGATCCATGCAGTTTTGgttgaaattgtttaaacatatcaattatttttaatcttTTATGCGTATTAAACgtgtcttttgttgttgtttgctttctgGAATGGcacttcaattaaaatttggCCTAAAAACTGCGCAAAGTCTGCTCGCGGGGGACATCACGACTAACTTTAGGCTATTTGGGATATGATTACGTTTAGATTATACATTTAGGTAtgcttaaatattcaattcGATTGGTTTCTCGGGGTTGTATGATAAATGCGATGACACATTATTACTTTACATGGCCTATGCTAAACTCTAAGAGGGGTGGGGGAGCGACTTACCACTAACACACataacacacacgcacacacattacaGCCagtcacacacatacacatacattaTAGCTATATACAGGGGGGGCGTGCTATATAcacgggctgctgctgctgctgctgcttctgctactGCTCCACCTTCGCCTAGACCATGCCCTTGGACATCATGCGCACAGTGTTCTTGAGTGCCTGCCGCTTGTTGCAGAACCAAATGCGTATAACCTCACGCTCGTAGCCCAGCTGATGGGCGAGGCCAGTGATCTCCGTGCCTGCAGATGGGATATAACATAATCAGTGCCTGCTTCGATGGTGGAAAAGTGTGTGCTTCGGTGAAAGTTACCACTCACCCGATGGATGCGTATTGCGCTCAAAGTGCGCATTGAGCAGCTCCAGGGCCTGCGGTGTGAAGGAGGTGCGCCGTTTGCGCTTCTTCGACGGCTCCACGCCAATGTAGTCCGTGAGATGATTCTGGCCGGACTTGTAACGGTTCCAGTGACTGCTTGAAGGCGAAACAAAAGCGAGAAAGAAATGACATTTAGTCAAGCTTCGCCTGGCGTGTGTGTTGACGTCGCGTTGGAACTGCCTCCATACTCTCACCTCTCTTCGGCCTCCTTCATCCAGCGCTCCAGCACTGGCTTGATCTTCTGCGCGCTCTTTGGTGTAATGTCCAGCTTCTCGAACCTGCGTTGTGGTTTTGAGTAGTGGTGGAGTTGGATTAGTGAGGGGAACTTGTAACTCAGTGCGAGCGGCTCTCTCTCGTACTCCTACTCGTACAAAGTAATGTAAAACGAAACGTAACTAAAGTGCCAGGACATTGTCAATTAGCattccttcttcttctttttttttttttttttttgtgtgggagAGTAAACTCCCTTTAGCCGATCTTTAGctttgttcatttgttcaaATTCTGAAACTCGAATTACCCTGCTCGTTGGCAATGCCCTGGGCCAAttctatttttaattttttttattttcttctttttttttgtttttttttgcaaataaagcgataaacaaaacgaaatataTGGCAAAAATGAATAGTTTATAATGAGAGCGATGCTGCGCTCTGGCACTTTAGTTAGGTTTctctttacacacacacacattcagtacacacacacacacacactcagagcATCAATGTCACACATAcatgttctgctgctgcgtcgaTAGTTGGGCGGCGTACATCTGCGCAGCGAGTGCACTGCTTGCATTCGATAGTTGACATTCGATAGTTGCGGGGGGGCGGGGCGACATTCGATTTCGTGTCGTTTTATGGTGgcggtgagagagagagagttagatAGAGTTGGCGTTTGATTcagaacaaaaaattaaaacaaatacaaataaaagaaacaaaattaaattttagcaTTCAATTTGTCGgtggtttctgttgctgttttgatataaattttctttttgtttttcgtttttcttgtgGTTAAAATTTTCGTCTTGGCTCGCTCGGTTAGAAAATGTCCTGGCACTCTGAGAAAATTGTTATTCCAGAAAATGACGAAACGAAAACTCAATAAAGTGAACAAATAATCTTGACTTGAAGAGAAAATTATAAGGGGCGGGAAAAGTGtttcaaaaaatatttgtattttgacTTCTTTTTGTTAAATCTTTTCACTCCgatcgtttttttttagttttttgagcacttaaaatacaaaaacctCGACGGTAACAAGTTTTGGTAAATGTTCTTTAGATCCGTAGATCCTGCAACTGTGCACGTCCTTGCATAGCTCACCTGCAGATGGCACTCTGACTGTAGGCGGGTCCCTCGGTCACCGACAGCGCCTGCCCCACTTGGGTCTGGGTGAGGCCCAGCGACAGGCGTCGCAGCTTAAAGGCCTTGGCAAACTCCTTGATTTCGTCCAGGTCGATGCCGTCGACCACATTGGTGGTGGCCTGGTTGATGGTCGGCTCATCTGTGTGCCGCAATACGAGAACGAGAGATTCCAATTAGTGCATGCCAGCGGGGGGCAGGTGGGGTGCGGGAGTAGGCACTTAGGTCTAGCTACTAAACGGTAAATCTACAGCTAAGCCTTGCCGCTGCTAGCCAATGACAGCATAAATTGCTGCCGTGTCGAGAGTCTTGCGAGTAATTACAGTTAATTGCGGtaattgcaaaatattattacaCTGCAAttggcccagacccagagccagagccagagccaaaccCATGGCCAGGTAACTCAGTTACCGCCGCACAGGATGAGTACAGAGAACTCTTTGCCAAGTTGTTCTTGTCTATTAGGGAAAGTGCGAAAACTTATTGCCTTTATCtgcttaatttgtttgcctggAGAACGGGTAGCAATCAGAGCAGGAGACTTCAGCGAGCAAACTACTCGACtagaattttgatttatttattaatgatATGCAAGAAGCAAGAGACAACGATGCCTGCCATGTGTCTGAAAGCGCTGCAAGGATGGGGAAAGCGGCAACAACGGCAGAAGCGGCAGCCAGATGCAACGACAgcctgactgctgctggtgctttaGCGGTAATTAAGATGCGAGAATGGATTGAAGGaggagccaccagccaccagccaggcagcatcctttgccttgccttgccgtAACTCAAGCTGTCGTCGCAGCTTTGGCTGCTTTGTGTTGCTCCTTGTTGTTTGGCTTCGAGAGTGAAATATGTCATTAAATGCGGAAAACATCTTAAGTTTTTGTATGCATCAATTAGTAGTAATTAAGCCGCATATTGTCTGCAATTTGTATGCGCAAACGATCCGTTGTAGCAATCGAGACGGCTCTaggtagttgctgctgccacagtccCCCAGTCCCCCAGTCCTAgtcccagcctcagcctcagccccagtcccaggctCCATCCTGATGGCCTGCCTCTAATGGGTGCCAGGGGTTTGACTTgttttccttgttgttgttgctgctgcctctgatgCTTGTGCcgattgcatttttaatgcagcTAAAAGTTTCAATTAAGGCTTTGCCGATGGTGTGGGAGGAGCCACGCTGATGGGCGCCTCCAATCTAATCAATTCAATATTCTCAACACCCAGAGACTTGCCAGCCATAATCCGGGCCCCAGCTAATCCCAAATGAGTTACGACAGGACACAGTTTTATAACTCAGCCTCCAGCTCGGAGGCAGCCTCCGCATTTGTCTCCCTGCTCGTCTCAGCCTTTTGTCTCTCAGTGCTCGTGTGTCTCTTCGCAGCCTAATCCAATGCCAGATGCAGAGCGTGACAACTTCAACGCTGCTGCTAATTTGCCCAACACTTTCCTTTCCGTCTGACATCTCGCTGACAACTTTTTGGGCCatgcactcgcactcgcacaagttttgttttggttgcgCACCTAATCCCCGGGCAGATTCCCTTCCCTGCTGCATCAATTATGAGCATCTCCCCCCCAAATGTCTTGAGAAGTCGTGTAAATGCACAGCAAAACTTTGGCGCTCACACGCGGCTACAGGCAAGGGCGGGGGGAGAGCGGCTTGAggttgattttcttttgcaaaattacataaaatgcAGTCAACTTTGTTTTGGGCTGGCTTTTTGCCACTGCCTAAAACTCTGCCAGCTACAAAGTTCGCCTTTTTCGTTAATTAATGTTGGGCCAAGAGTTTTTGGCGCCCTTGCTCATATCATTCATGCGCCACGTTGCACACAGcgaggggcagcagcggcaggcactTGAAACATCTAAACATCAAATCAGGCCAATTCGGTGGCCAATTATaggagctccagcagctgccacttcAACTTAACACTCGAATTTCCGGCATGGCTGAGGGCTATTCACGTTGAAGGATGCGCCAGCCACGACCCAAAATTGACCCACAATTCTAATGCTAAGCTAACTTATgaatacatttgtgtgtgtggaacatAGAAAGAGTCGATCTTTACTCACTCGGTGAATCCATCAGCAgatcgttgtcgttgtcgcatTGGGCATTGGGCGACAGCTGTGGCGGTTCACTGCGCGACGACGGACTCAGCTTGAGGGGCTGCATCAGATTGGCACTCGATGTGGATGGCCCCGGGCCGGGTGAGTCCTCTCGCGGCGAGGCCGATGAGGCACGCGTTGCCGTAGCCGTCGGCGGACCCAGGGACTTGGTGATGGTCAGCTCTCCATTGGAGGCATTGAGTCTGCAGTGGAGGGACACATTTTAGCTTTGGCAATTCCTTTCAAGAGTTTCCTTTCGCTcacctgctgatgctgctaaGTACATTGGCCGTGGAGCTGgcggccgctgctgatgctgccgtcCCACAGCTGGTCGATGTGCCGCCCACAGAGCCGGCGCTCAGGCTTGGTCCATTGCCCAGATAGTCCCGCTCCAGGCGTGGCGATGTGCCCATATTGAGTGGGTGGCCGGGCGGCGAATGTGTCCGGAACAGCGGTGATGTGTAGCCTCTATCGTTGGTGCTGTTGGCGCTGCTCGCCGATGTGGAGGTCGGTGGCGTCAGTCTGCCCGCGGGCATGCTGCCGCCGACCCGCTCATGCGTCAGATGATGCGGCACTCCGCCCGAGCTGGACGAGACGCTGGCCCGCGTGGCCGTAGCCGTCGGAGTGTGCGAACGTCTCTCATGTCGCTCGTGGCGGTCATGCCGCTCGTGTCGCTCGTGCCGCTCGTGCCGGTCGTGACGGTCGTGCCGATCGTGCCGCTCGTGATGATGGCTGAGATTCATGCCGGTCGAGGAGGCGCCACTGGCGGACATCCGGCCGGGACTGTGCTTGGGGGAGACCACACGCAGACTGTGCCCGAAGTGATGGCGTGCCAGGGCAGCGGCTGGCGGCGGTATTGGCGGCGAGCTGCTCGAACTCAGCTCCAGCGGCTTCAGATCCATCTGGGGCGCCGTCAGCTCATCGGGATGCCGCAGGCTGATCTGTGGATGCGAGGAGGAGACCGCTGCGGATCCCTGTGGTGGCAGATGATGGTGCAGATGCGTCTGCGTCTCCGGTTTGAtgtggagttgctgctgcagcaggaatGCAGCGCcaggcggtggcggaggcggaCCCTTCGAAGGCAGGCCAGGACTGCCGCCGCCCGGCGATCCTGCTGGAGGTGTACGCTCCGCTGAGCGTCGCAGATCCGCGGCCAAATGGGCATGTGGCAGGTGACCaattgccgctgcagcagccatttggtgttccctctccctttccctctcccgctcccgctctcgttccctttccctttcccgctgctgctgctgcgcctgctgctgctgctgctgctgatggttgGCCGCCGCTGCGGCAAAGAGTTCCGGATGCAGCGCcgtcagcagctgctgcacgcCCGTCGAGAACAGATTGGGCTTGAGTAAATTCGTGGGTGTCTGTGCCAGTTGGGGCAACGCTGTGGCATGCTGCAGTGCAGCCAGCGATGGTGGCAGCAGGTCCCGCTGCTGTTCCCGCTGCTGTTCCCGCTGctgttcccgctgctgctgctgctgctggtagctgGCGTAGGCGCCAAAAGCATTGGGCAGAAACTGCTCCGTGGTGGGTATCTGCGGACTCACGGGAATCGTGAGTATCGTCTGCACGGCAATACCTAGcaggggggtggggaggggaggggaatGTGTTAgttattttgtaaatatttcccGGCTTATGCCGTGGCAGGAAATTGAAAGTTTCCCTCTAATCGCTTTAGCGAGTCCTTTTTTGTGGCCTCCCCCCCGTGCAAAAGTCAAATCAAGTCAACTACGATATTGATGGAGcacacggacagacacacacacacacacacaactataAGTAGTCCTTACCTTGCGCCGTGGGTATGAGCAGCTGTGCCCCTTGCACGCCCTGCACCAGCTGCCCGGAGGCGAGTATCAGTTGCGGCATTTGGGCGCTGGCTGGTGGCGCCTGCAGGGCTGGCGGTGGCGATGCGGTCGCCGCAGCCAGCACATTTGCCAGCGATGTGGCATTGAGGGCGTgcggggagctgctgctgctgggattaTCCGGATGctggctggaggaggaggcattGCCGCCACCCGAGCCACAGCCGGAGCCAGTGCCGCAGCCCGAGGcggagttggagttggtgttgccgccgccaccgccgccgttGGCCTTTGACGTCTTGTGCTTGCTGCcattgtggcagctgctgtgggGTGGCGTGCcccccgctgccgctgccgctgccgttgctgatgtggctgctgctgcagctgctgctgctgctgccacaggcTCAGCACCACCGACGCTTAGATTCAACGGCGAATTGAACACGGAGGCAGCTAAGCCCTGAAGACTTGCCAGTGCAGCCGCCGTGGCagcaggatgatgatgatgatgcccatGATggggatgttgctgctgctgctgctgctgctgcagcgtggccaaattttgtaatttttgcaaatttatcATGTCTTGCACTGGAGGAGATTTAGAAGCAAaagtcacacacaaaatgttgtcaTTAGTTTTTCGGGCAGCTAAAACTCTTTGCCAaagaggggaggggaggggaggggacaCGGGAATGAACACTAATTGCCAGTTTACTCTTGGTTGGCTTTAGAGCGGGGGTTGTGGGCTGGGTTCATAAATGATTGCCTCAGAGTTGGAAAGCTGCAGCTcagtggcaaaagcaaaagcaaaagcaaaacaagcgCCCAAATGTCCACAAATTGTTCAACAAAAGAGGGGAAATTATACGAAAAATAAAGGGGAAAGGAGaactctctggctgctgcgcgCTTTCCATCTCGGACTGTCTGGATTGTGTTTgggttggtttttggctttcgaTATGTACTCACTAGTTCCATTCAGATGCGCCGCAAAGGCCTTGGCTTGGGCCTGCTCCTCGCGCCGTAGACGCAACGCCtccgctgcctgctcctcggCATCGACATCGGCGTCGCCATCGGCATcgtccgcatccgcatcctcatccgcatccgcatcgaGTTGCATGGGCAgcggcatgggcaggggcagggccagcgGCGAAGTGGGCTGCTGGTTGGCCAGGGAGGCAGCCTTGGCAGCCAGATTCTTGTAGAATTCCAGCTCCTTGACGTGATCCTTGGTGTCGTAgggggagtgggaatgggagtggTGGGAATGGTGGGAATGGTGGGACTGATGGGAGTGGTGGGAGTGTGGCGGGGGCGAGAGCAGGGCGTGTACGTCCGTGATTTCCATATCATCATcgatattgttgttgtggttgttgttgttgttgttgctgccactgttgctgtggtggctgtggtgatggtggtgcaGGGAGTGGCCGagactgttgctgccgctcGGCGAATGGATCTTGTGGCAATTGATCTCCTTGTCAAAGTCCTGCAAAATCgaacaaacattttattgttgtaattaattgttgtgtgtgtgggttgtggcatgccacattcaatgtaaatatattttgtgtacatttgccaaccccaaccccattgAGCAACTGCGAGCAAATCACAATCGATGGGAAATTCGCTGgctaaaattcaattatatattttcataattaatgcaTTGTCAATTGTTTGCCACGCCCCAACCCACTCAGCCCCTTAgcccttttgtttgctgattgGATTATTGGCTGACACTTTCGCACTCGTattacatttcatttgtgtCAATTGCGGCACAGGAtgttcacacacacaggagcaggagcggcgCGTTAataagttaatttaatttctgttgtAATTGTCAGCGCACTTGCAttgtttgctggcattttgaTCTGTGCCTCGGATGAGCTgcgcaatttatgcaaatttaatttgctcgATCCCCGGGAAttacaattatatttttgggggCGACAAGTGACATCGATATTTGGATGATTAGTCACTGCCAGGGCTGTGCCTCCTCTGCCCTCTATTCAAGCGGTAATTGCTGCACTTTCAATTTAAAGTGCCATTTGGCTGGCTGTTAAGTAAACAGTGGAAAAAATGGTAGAAAAGAAAGCCCTTGGCAAGGTAAACCAATATAATTATTGGCAATTAATGCTGGCGACGGGTGGGCCTGCCCACCCACATTAATGGCAGGACAAACCGTGGCTGTCCCTGGGTCCTTAGACCGGTCCTTGGCTGagcttcaattaaattttatttgcataggaaattaacataattgtaGTGGAAAATACCAAacccaaatacaaaaaaaaacaagaggaaACGCAAAAAATGGGAGAAGGAAAATCGGAAATGGAAGGAGCCCAaggaaaagcaataaaaaaataagcagCAAACGTGTCAGCCGGGcaaaaaaagtgttaaaaaaGAGAGGCAATATCTACATagatatttatgcaaataatatAAAGGTTTTGGTGggtaattaaatggaatttctaATGGGAATTCGAACGAGCCACCATCTGCCGCTGGGGGGAATCTTCCAAAGGTAAAATCAATCATGAGAACGACTCTAAAACTCTGGACATGAACATTAATTAAGGCACTtgataaatttcatttgcaaacgTGCAgtaaatacattaaaaattgACATTTACTGGCGCCCCCGCGTCAGCCACTACTTAAACAGTTGCAACACTCGGCCGCACCGGTCGTTGCGGGTGCGGGGGCAGAAGAGTCTAgtaatagcagcagcaggaccaagGCAGGACTCCTCGTTGTTAGCTGGTCGCTGGCCGTTGAAGTAAGTTAATGTCATTGAACAGCAAATCGAACTAAATTTATGACACGCCGAGAACACgagccaagagagagagtgcccgCCAGGGGGAGAGGGAAtgaaaaaatgaatgaaaatgcaaaaagaaagccaCGTTAATGtcgtcctgtgtgtgtgtgtgtgtgtgtgtcctttatGCAAACAGGCGGCAAACAGACGGCCGCTGACAGCCACTATATGTGGCACATCCATAGTTGCCACCAAgtggaatggcaatggaaatggaaatggagctgggagctggcagTTGGGTGCAGTGCAATGTGTTGGGCGCCCACTGATGTGCAATGAATTAACTTTTCAACATATTTACCCACGCTCAATTGAATGGGACTTGCCATGGCACTATGTGgaagggtgtgtgtgtgtgtgtgtgtgtgtgtgtgtgtgtgtgtgtgtgttggttctTGGTTCTACCCTACGGCAGCAGTGGCTAAAAGTTGCAACCATAATGAGGCGCGCTgacgctgtcgctgtcgcttgGGCTTTTGTCTTTTTATGCCGTTCTCGCAAATGAGCGGAAATTAAAAACTGATTTGGCATTGGGGCAGCaccacagagcagagagggagagagagagtggtgtTGGGTAGATGTACTCAGAAAGATTATCTAGAGCACAATGGGCGAGCAGATCCGTGAGGCAACCAAAACTTTCCCTAATGTGAGGCAAATACTTGCCCAAATGTTAGGCAAAActtacaacaaaaactgttGCCAATTAGCAGCTGATCAACGCGTAGAACTTGCAAGCAAACGAGTTGGTTTATGCAACATAATTGCACTTGAGCTTAgcgcagtttgtggcagcATAGCGGAGAGATACCCATGCGCTGCTTGCCCCAAAACGTGTCGTGgcatgtatctgtatctgctgcaCGGCAGTAGTCGTGGTCAGCCTGTACAATCGTATGCAAGGCAAGTGCCAAGCACTCCAGGACCAACACCCCCTAGCCCCTCAATGGCTGCCGGGCTGCTGCCACCCAGGCCGCCTGCAAAATCGAACGGACGGGACGGCACAGCGCTTTTCTTGCTTCGTTTTGTGCTCGagtcaaataaaaaatgagccaaaaaatagaaaatgaattgaattattgcaaaagagagagggagagggagagagagcgtcgGAGGGGCAGGAGGCTGTGCACCCATGCCCAAGCGTGATGGTGGGGAATGGGTGGCACTTGACAGCCTCGAATGTGATAAGCAAAAGCCCCGGCTCGAAATGGGAAATGCGAtggcagcttttgtttttcttcttattatgctgccgctgtctcGCTCGCTCATATGCTGCTCTCCCTTCCACCTAGCAGCCAACTCCttcatcctgctgctgctgcctgccgctcctgTCTGTGTTTTTTATGTAGCATGCTTTTGAGCGCGACGCGAAATTATAATTCACACATGTGCCCCATGCCAGAGGGGAgtggggatgctgctgctgctgctgctgctgctgctgctgctgctgccactggggTGCTCGCCCCATTTGCATGAGAGgtttggggcaggggcatggggctgtaaaaaaatgcaattgccaAAAAGTAGCCggcaaaaagaaagcgaaaacgaaaacgaaaacgacgACAAGGATGACGACGGCGTCGACGAACGGTTGCGttgcttgtttgctttaattgcAAATGGCATTTTTTCGTTTGGCCAGGATGAGGCCACGGGAAGGACATGCCATACACGTTACAagctgaccagcagcagcagcagcagcaccccaaCAGGagcaccaccacctccaccaccaccaccctgCCGATGGAGCAAGGCTCATAAATTGTCGAAAAATATTTGTCTTGTTCTATTTTTGGTCAACCAACGCCCCAAACGATGCAGCAAGGCAGCGGCCGCACAGCGGCCAACAATATGCTTTTTGTGCCACCACGAAGCCCCAGCACCACGTCCGTGCCCCAGTCTGTGCCACCAGCCATGCCCCAACCCAACAAGCCCGAGCGCCTTTTCTGTTCGTTGTGTTGCGAGCAAACATTTATGAGTTGGCT from Drosophila subobscura isolate 14011-0131.10 chromosome E, UCBerk_Dsub_1.0, whole genome shotgun sequence includes the following:
- the LOC117892686 gene encoding AF4/FMR2 family member lilli isoform X7, with the translated sequence MPGAGASVNNNNCTTNNNNNNDNNSNNNNTKIQSLICTGSSSNNNGSHSNNNNSNKNISSSSSSSSSSCSSSSSSSSSATSTHTSCTTTAAVVPSNSSTNANKSPGSPYSQLGMGMGTGTGASPLREASPLAGRSRSPLMHATTAAQSPCSIGGAVAPGSPPSASSNSSSHVLTLNIKTESDFDKEINCHKIHSPSGSNSLGHSLHHHHHSHHSNSGSNNNNNNHNNNIDDDMEITDVHALLSPPPHSHHSHQSHHSHHSHHSHSHSPYDTKDHVKELEFYKNLAAKAASLANQQPTSPLALPLPMPLPMQLDADADEDADADDADGDADVDAEEQAAEALRLRREEQAQAKAFAAHLNGTMQDMINLQKLQNLATLQQQQQQQQHPHHGHHHHHPAATAAALASLQGLAASVFNSPLNLSVGGAEPVAAAAAAAAAATSATAAAAAAGGTPPHSSCHNGSKHKTSKANGGGGGGNTNSNSASGCGTGSGCGSGGGNASSSSQHPDNPSSSSSPHALNATSLANVLAAATASPPPALQAPPASAQMPQLILASGQLVQGVQGAQLLIPTAQGIAVQTILTIPVSPQIPTTEQFLPNAFGAYASYQQQQQQREQQREQQREQQRDLLPPSLAALQHATALPQLAQTPTNLLKPNLFSTGVQQLLTALHPELFAAAAANHQQQQQQQAQQQQREREREREREREREREREHQMAAAAAIGHLPHAHLAADLRRSAERTPPAGSPGGGSPGLPSKGPPPPPPGAAFLLQQQLHIKPETQTHLHHHLPPQGSAAVSSSHPQISLRHPDELTAPQMDLKPLELSSSSSPPIPPPAAALARHHFGHSLRVVSPKHSPGRMSASGASSTGMNLSHHHERHDRHDRHDRHERHERHERHDRHERHERRSHTPTATATRASVSSSSGGVPHHLTHERVGGSMPAGRLTPPTSTSASSANSTNDRGYTSPLFRTHSPPGHPLNMGTSPRLERDYLGNGPSLSAGSVGGTSTSCGTAASAAAASSTANVLSSISRLNASNGELTITKSLGPPTATATRASSASPREDSPGPGPSTSSANLMQPLKLSPSSRSEPPQLSPNAQCDNDNDLLMDSPNEPTINQATTNVVDGIDLDEIKEFAKAFKLRRLSLGLTQTQVGQALSVTEGPAYSQSAICSSALAAQMYAAQLSTQQQNMFEKLDITPKSAQKIKPVLERWMKEAEESSHWNRYKSGQNHLTDYIGVEPSKKRKRRTSFTPQALELLNAHFERNTHPSGTEITGLAHQLGYEREVIRIWFCNKRQALKNTVRMMSKGMV